GCCTGAGTCGATGGCATTGTCCAGGAGGCCAGGGCCTGGGCGGGCGCCCTTGGGCAGTGTCCCAGGGGGAGGCGAGGGCTTGGCAGCGGGTCCTCCCACAGCCACCACTTCATTGGCTGTGTCTGGCTGTGTAGTTTCTTCTGGCAGCTCAAAGTCCCCGCTGGGCCCCCCACTCACGGGTACCTCTGGTTCATCCTGGGTCGTGGTCAGGAAGGATTCTGGAGTCGGGGTCTGTAGAGAGGGTGGTGTGAACCCAGAGGTCAAGACCAAGCATCCCCAGGGAGCCCACACCACTCCTTCACCCAGCGGGGCTAGTGCACATCATGTTTAGCCCACAGAGTGCAGTGTATGCTATCATCCCCACAAAGGAGGTactgcccccgccccccacaacTGACAGAGTGGGAAATAAGCCCAGAGAGACTAAAGGACTTGCTCAAAGACACATGGCTAATACGTGGCAGAAGCAGAACTAAAATCCAGATCCTTCCAACTCCAGAGCCTGTGTTTCTAATCACTACAACACCGCCTCTATTCTCAGTCTGGCCACACACATCCTGTCCTCATCCTGTTCCCATGACTTCCCCTCCAGCTGCCTTAGGACAATCCTTGAGAGAGTCCTGTCCAGAGGCTCCTTGGGGGTCGGCTGGGTGCAGCTATTGTGTCTTGGAGTCTGTCTCTGTCCCTGGGTCTGAGGCAGGGACATGGTTCCCTTTGCCTGGAGGCCAGTTCAAGAGCAAAACCAACAAAGCGTGAGCTGGACTCCTTGGAACCAGCCCAGGGACGAGCTGTTGCCTCCCACCACACAGAGGCGGAGCCCACAGGGAAGATGAGGCTCAACAGGGCTGTGGGAGCTGTCGGGCAGGGCACTGACAGGGACTGCAAGGTCTGAGGGTAGCTCCTCAGCTCCAGGGCCCCTGTGAGGTTAACAGCAGGGGTTTGAGTACCCCTCCAGAGTCACCCCATCCCCTTCTAGCCCAATGCACACACATGGTTTTCTGAAACGGGTCtcaggtatcccaggctggccttgaactcactatgtggccagggatgtccttgaactccttatcctcctgcctccaccttccaagtgttaatattacaggcatgtataccaccatgcctagcttcgaGTGCACACACAGGGGCCAGGCTACAGCCACCTGATGCCTGTCCCTCCCCTGCAGCCCCTCTCCttgtccctccttctttcccaccccccaccccacatatACAACCTGGCCCTGAAGAGTGCCCAGCCTGGGGTTCCAATCCTGATTCCATTACTGGCTGTGAAGCCTGGAAAAGTGGTTCCTCTCTCTGCTCCTGAGGTGGTTACCTCATCTGCAAAAGGAGGTGATCACAGTGCCCCCAATGGGCAGAGGTATGGGGGCTGGCAGAGATGTACAGGAGAGTAACCCTAAAGCCTGGTGGCAGGGTGCTTCCCCAGGGAGCTCCAGACTCTTCCACTGCAATACCCTCAGGACAATGGCGACAGCAGCTATGATGATGAGGCTAAGACCAATAGCCGAACATCACTTTGTTTACTATGTCAGACATTGTTCTACGTACTGTAGATGTGCCTGGAAATGTCATTCCCATGATAAGCTCCTTGTCTCTCCCTCTGAGACAAGGTttaactctgtagcctaggctggcttggaactcactctgtgtgtgtgtgtgtgtgtgtgtgtgtgtatgtgtgtgtgtgtgtgtgtgtgtgagtacagggATCTGTCCCTGTGTCTGGGGCAGAGACATGGTTCCCTTTGCCTGgaggccaatatatatatatatattgctcaggctggtctgaacttatgacaatcttcctgcctcacgctcctgaatgctgggactataggtatgAGTCCCCACCCCGATttcctcctgtttttgtttttttttcacagataAGGAAATGGAGGTATAAAAAGGACCCCATAACCAAAGCTCACAAAACTCAAAAAGTGGTGGCAGATGGTGCAAACCCAAGCTGCCAAACATCCCGAGTCTTCTCTTGACCAGAACCCATGGCCTTCCTCATTGCCTATGTCCACCCACTTTCCTCCCCATCAATGGCTTGCCCCAGTAGCAGATCCAATCCGCCTACCCTGGTTCTGTGacccctctcccacccccacatAGTGACTCACCCAGCCTTGGACCTCCAGCACACACCCTCCAGCCTGGCATCCCTGGCAGGTTCCTCCTAGCCTTCACCTCACCCACCTCCGTGCTCTCTGCACTCATGCCCTGGCCTCTCCCGGCATCTTTACCTGAGCCACCTCCGTGGGCCCGGGGGCAGTGGTCCCCAGTGGCAGAGTACTCCTCTCTGGAACCTCTGGCTCCTGGGTGGTGGCTGGCTGAGGAAGGGCTCTTGGCCGCGAGGTAGCTGTGTTGACCAGCCTAGGTGTCGGAACCTCCGTGTCCAAGGCAGCCACAGTGGTGGGTGGTGAGGATGCCGCCGGGGTGGTAGCCCGGGCTGTGGCAGCCGTGGTCAGCGGAAGAGGCAGTAGTCTCCGTATGCCAGTGGTCCTTACGACGGCGGTGGTGGCCGTGGCGGGGGGTGCTGCAGGGGTGCTAGGCTCAGTGGTGGCTGCTATGGCAGGGGCTGTGGCCACGGTTGGGGCCCCTGTGGTGGTGGCTGCGGTGGTGGCTACGGTGGTAGAGACGGTGGTGGCTCCCTGGCTGGGCTCTTCCAGGACCTCTGTCACCTCTGTGACCAATGGGGGACTGGTGACGGGTTCTGGGCTAGGGTGTTCAGAGGGGAGCTCTTCAAATGGGGTGCCAACGGGCTGGATATCCGTGGTGGGCAATACAGCGGGTGTAGTCGGTGTAGCCAGGGCCACATCGGGGACAAATCGCATGGCTGTCTCGAGACCTGACTCCTGTTCGAAGTCtgggtggggaaggaaggagagtaaTGGGGAGTCCATGGTGACCCAATCTCCAGACAAACAAATTACCCATCCTTATGTTCAATTTCCCCCAAAAAAacaggggaaaggagaaaggttATGCAGGCTCGCAGCTGGCTGGCATTCCCCAGTGGCCCCCTCCTGGCCAAAATCCTTCAGGAGCCATCATTTCCAGAAGCCTGCCTCTGGCTCCCTCAGCCCACCTTGCCACAGCTTCTGCCAGGCTGTGTCCTGGAAGCAGCAGCTTAAGGAAATTCCACGTGGAATTACAAGGCAGTCGAGGCCTGGCGTCCTGGGACGGGTCAgacccaagcacacacacagcacgAGTTCAAGGGAGTGGAGCCTCCGAGCCCCGCACCCCCAAAGGCACGGGCAGAGCCTGCCTAGAGAGGAAGGAGCCTTCCCACAGGGCACTGCCCTGTGTGACTGACTTAGAGCAGGATAAGAGAAGGAGCCTGGAAGGGAAAcaatgagagggagaggaggaaggacagaggcCAGGGAGGGTTACAGAGCAGGAGGTTTGGAAGCAGGTATGTGACAGTTTAGGGCTTCTCCCCAGAACAGCCACAAAGAAGCCTAACTGCGCAGCTGGAGAGGGCTGCGGCTGGGGGCTGCAGCGGCCTGTCTGGAGCACGTGGCCTGCTTCACCACACACGCATCCCCTCACTGGACCTATCTCAGCTCCCATCTCCAGAGCTCCTTCTCCGTGACGGAGTGACTTCCTGTCCCcatcctccagggcctccaagagCAAGGCAGCACCCTGGACAGATAGGAACCCGGGGGCTCCAAGAGTTACAGGCCGAAGGAAACATGGCTGTCCAGAAGCAACGTTGGGAAGGAGCTGCTGAAACTCACCCTGCCCTGCCTGACCCACAGCTGGCTGGCCTTCCCCGGCAACCCTAACCCTGGCCCCTGAAGCCCTTCTACCTGCCCTTAGCCACCGCTGATTGGACAGAAGGAGACCACTTGATCCAGGCTGCACCAATCAAATCGTCCTTGCTGAGGTCTTGCCATGTCTCACCCCCTCCCAGAGGTGGCAGCTGAATGCCTCCATGTGGCTGGTGCAGTGTTGGGAACTCTGGGTTGCTGAGGGGCTCCGATGGTTCCTGGCCACGGGCCAGAGGGCAAGGACACAGGGCTGGGATAGATCCAGACAGCTCACACAGAGATATGCAAGGGCAGGAACTCCTGAGGCTCTGGAGTCATCTGCAGCCTGGTCCTTCCCAGAAAAATGTCAGTCCCTTCTCCTTGGCGGCCACCAAGGTGACCCTGCCTGACCTCCACACAGTAGCAAGACTCACTCAAGCATCCCAAGTGGGCTCTTGGAGCGGTGCTGGGGAGGTACTTACAGCCTGAGCCCGACCCCGAGAAGAGATCATCCAACTCGTCGTCAGGAAAGGAGTCGTCATCTCCGGAGCCCTCCAGATCCACAGGCCTCTCGAAGTTCTCGCTGCGCCAGCGCTGGGCCTGGCAgggcagagacacacacataggATTTGGTTGGCACCGGAGGCAATGGCCTTGATGGAGCAATGGCAGATATGTTCCTGGGCAGAGTAACACCTACATTTGATAGAGGGCTGGGTGGGTGGCCAGGGTGGCAAGTCCTTTTTCTCCTACCTGCCAACTGCCACTGGGGGCCTCTGGCTGTTCTGGACCCCAGTTGGAACCCCAAAACAGAAGATGGGTTTAGATCCTGCCAGTATCGAATTTATGTCTGGGCTCTGTTGTTCACTAATGGGGCAAGGTATTGTATGCCTTCGTGCCTCGGCTTACACATCTGGGAAGTGGGCAGAAAGCGCCTGCTTCGCGGAGCTCAGTGTCTCACACGAAGGGCTGAGCATGTCCTGGCAGGCAGCAGAGATCACTGTCACCTCTAATGCGACCAGCATCCAGAGACAAGGCCCCACGGAGTTCTCAAGATGGGGGGGGGTGAGCCTCTCCCAGGCTATAAGGAGAACATCAAGGCTCAACTGCTCCAGAGGGAAAGGATGAGGTCAGGCCTCTGCTCAGGACCCAAGTAGCACTCTAGATTCCCAAGGCAGGGAACTAGAGagacatgggtgctagggaaggaagggagagtttACCATGCTACACCAGCCCCAGCCCAGGGTCTTCCCCAGACAGCTCGTCAGCTCCTGCCCTCCCAACCCCACGGTATCTCAAGACCCAATACCAACTTCCGGGGCTCAGCAGGATTGAGGAGCTTTTCCAAGGGACCAGCTCACCAGACCTAAGTAGTTTCCAGAGTCAGAAGCCCAGAAACAGGGGCTCCTGGCTTCCACTATGCCCAAATCCATGGCTACCCTGCACTTGAAGTCAGCACTGGGGATCTCGGAGGCATGTGGCCTTGCTCTGTGGCCCTACACAGACAGTCCCCACCTCTAGAACTTTCCGGGGGAAACGAGGTGAGTTCCTGGTGCTGGAATTTAACACACACCACATTTGGGtcttgcagttgaactccagaaagGCATCTCAGGTTCAGCAAATAAAACAGGCAAAGGCTCTGAGACGGGAAAGGGAAGCTTGGACTGGTCCTGCTGCCAGTGCCGCCttacccagtacccacccacGAAGGAAGGAGGCTGTGCACACCCTCTATGAACGagattcttttgtattttttaaaaattttaaaaagatttatttttactttatttatttatcagagacacagagagagagcaagagagagaatgggtgtgccaggaccactagccactgaaaatgaacctcagatgtatgtgccaccttgtacatctgacttacgtggatcctggaaaatcgaatctggatccctaggcttcacaggcaagcaccttaactgctaagccatctctccagcctgagattcctttttaaaaatttatttagttgagagagacagagagagagagagagagaatgggtgtgccaggccctccagccactgcaaatgaactccagatacatgtgccaccttgtgtttctggctttacatggaaactgagGAATTGAgtctgagtcctttggcattgctggcaaatgccttaaccatctctccagccctgaacgaGATTCTTGATGAAGGCAATGCCTACCTGTCTAGCAGGGTGCCCAGCACCCAGTAAATTTCAAGGGATATTTAAGAATGGCATTGGAATTAGGAGGCAGAAATAGTTCATGGGTCAGGGAAGGGGCCAGGGCACCTGGAGACAAGGTGGAAAGGTGGATGAACCTATCTGATGGCTTTCAGCACCTGGACACTGAATTTCTCTTGGAAAGCAGACATTTTTTAATGTTGATTGCTCATCAgaaatttttatgtatatgtgtgcatgtgtgtgtgtgaatgttcacatgtatataaacacacatatgtgtgcatgagtgtatgtgtgtggaggacagagattgATGTCACGTGTTTCCCTCTgtcattgtccaccttatttagTAAAACGGAATCTCTTAAACCCAGAGCTTACCAATTCAGCtggtctagctagctagcttgctaAAGGGGTCCCTTACTTCTTGCCTTtggagctctgggattacaggtggacaGCCACACGCACCctacatttatgtgggttctggggatctgaaccccagtccccatgcttgcacagcactttagcaattgagccatctccccagtcagcACATCAGAAGAAAACTGCCCGCTAGACCTCACACAGTACCTGGACATCTGCACCGTGGCTGTCAGTGGGACCATGGGAGGCGTTTGAACAGGAGAGGGACTAGACTGACTGCACTTTGCGCTCAGCCTCTTATGCTCCAGCCACACATGCGCTCTTCTGGGATTCACACAGGGCCAGAGAGGATCTGAATCCTGGCTCCCTGCCCCCAGCCACAAGCACCTGCTCCAAAGCCCTGGCCAACCCAACCAGGGCAGAGAGCCAGGAAGATACCCCACACAgaacagtgcacacacacacacacacacacacacacatacacacacacgtctggaagtAATGAATTAATCAGTATTTACTTTCTACCAGTGAGTCATGGAGTGGAACAATTAGTGTAATTGCTCCCATGACTAATTACTGggtcttcctcctttttttgacATCCCAGGAGCTCAGAGCAGCCGCTGTCCAGCTTTCACCAGCTCCCATCTCTGCCCAGAAGAACACGCCCATCTCCCCCCCCCAAGGACCAGGACCACAGGAGCCTccatagctggagttcctgacacAAGTTAGAGTCCCTTGGGACTTCAGCTTCTGTCCCTTCAGTTGTTCAGCAAGCAGCCTGAAGTCACAGGAGGACAGGGACTGAGCTGGGACCTCTGAGCTTGTCCACTTCCAGGCAAGCCGGGGAGGAGGCACCATAAGAATGCCACGGCTTCTGGGACTCGGGAACAGCAGGGAACAGGAGAGCCAAATGGGAAGTCCTCGAGATTCCTCGGTGACCAGCACCAcattccagcccccccccacgtGACACCCTGCTTCAGAAAGGCCTGCACCATCCCAGAGACACCCCTAAAGCCACAGAGTCTCTGGATATGACACAACCAGAGACACAGAAAGCAGACACACCAACACACACTCACCTACAGGCCACTGCAGAAGGCAGACTGAGTGTGTGCCTTTGGGGGCGCAAGCACTCGAGGAGAAGTGGGGAGCTCTGTGCAGCTCTGAGCTCATTGCCAAGCATCTAGCCTCCCGTGAACCCATCAGCCTCCACTCAGGTAGCTCTCACCTAGATACTATTCATCCCAGCTCAGTAGCCATTGACATGACAACGGTAACCATGACGACCATCTCCTCCATGCTAAGGACCAGGAGCTGCAGCTCCCCacagagctgggggggggggtggaagaaagagagagagagagatggtagaGGATCACGGATGGCAAGAGAGCGGGAGGGGGcaggggcagagaggcagaagaagcgggggggtgggggacagggctCCGGGAGAATGCGAAGTAGGGGAGAATTCTCACATCTCAATTT
The genomic region above belongs to Jaculus jaculus isolate mJacJac1 chromosome 5, mJacJac1.mat.Y.cur, whole genome shotgun sequence and contains:
- the Sdc3 gene encoding syndecan-3 produces the protein MKPGPPHRGPGAGTGTGTGAAPGARGLLLPPLLLLLLAGRAAGAQRWRSENFERPVDLEGSGDDDSFPDDELDDLFSGSGSGYFEQESGLETAMRFVPDVALATPTTPAVLPTTDIQPVGTPFEELPSEHPSPEPVTSPPLVTEVTEVLEEPSQGATTVSTTVATTAATTTGAPTVATAPAIAATTEPSTPAAPPATATTAVVRTTGIRRLLPLPLTTAATARATTPAASSPPTTVAALDTEVPTPRLVNTATSRPRALPQPATTQEPEVPERSTLPLGTTAPGPTEVAQTPTPESFLTTTQDEPEVPVSGGPSGDFELPEETTQPDTANEVVAVGGPAAKPSPPPGTLPKGARPGPGLLDNAIDSGSSAAQLPQKSILERKEVLVAVIVGGVVGALFAAFLVTLLIYRMKKKDEGSYTLEEPKQASVTYQKPDKQEEFYA